GGGTCCTTACTGATAGGATTGGTCAACGCAGTGCTCGTAATGAAATTTATTGACGTGGCCGGAAATCCAGCCGGGAAAATGCCGATAAATGCTGCACCTGCGGTGGCGGTCGCTATTCTGATTGTGCCGTTGTTTGATACATTGCGCGTATTTTCCGTGCGTATGCTACAGGGAAGATCTCCGTTCTCTGCCGACAGGAATCATATCCATCATTATCTGCTTGATTTAAAACTGAATCATACACAAACCACCCTTGTATCTGTAGGCATCAATGCGCTCTTCATTGTGGCCGCATTTTTTCTGCAAGGGCTGGGCACCACCTGGCTGATGACAGCAGTGGTGGGAGCAGCAACCATTTGTACCGGAATGCTATACATGGCACGTAAGAGGAAACTGGCTGTTAAACCGGCCGCACCTACTATTACACAGCCTGCAGTTCAGGGCGTTGCAGCACCCAAAGTTCTTCGTGTTACCACCGGCGGAGTATTACAGGATAAATAACGCAGTCAGAAAAAAAATATAGCTGTTTTACGCGGTATCCAGGCCTGAAACAGTTGTTGTTGCGGCTATTCTTGTGCCCGTTCTTTGATGATTAAAAGAAAACCTGTAGGTTTGCACGCACTTAACTATTTATGTTATGCAAGATGATCTAACGCTTATCATGGATGATGCAGCGGACTCGATGAAGAAAGCTATCGGGCACCTGGAACTGGAACTGACAAAAGTTAGGGCTGGTAAAGCCAATCCTCAGATACTGGATGGTATTAATGTAGACTACTATGGCGCACCTACGGCACTCAACCAGGTAGCCAACGTAAGTGTTGCGGATGCACGTACCCTTACCGTACAACCATGGGAAAAAAATATGCTTCAGCCTATTGAAAGGGCTATTATAGCGGCCAACATCGGCATTAACCCACAAAATGACGGGGTTATTATCCGCCTTTTCCTGCCACCACTCACAGAAGAAAGAAGAAAAGAATTTGTGAAAAGAGTGAATAATGAAGGCGAACAGGCGAAAGTAGCCATCCGGAATATCCGGAGAGATGCCATTGAAGCGATCAAGAAATTACAGAAAGATGGTTTGAGTGAAGATACCGCTAAGGATGCAGAAGCTGATATCCAACAGGTAACTGACAAGAACATCACGCTGGTAGAAAAACACTGCGAAGCAAAAGAGAAAGAAATTATGTCCATCTAGTATCGGGCAACTAAAATATATAAGAAAGGCTGATGCATATGCGTCAGCCTTCCTTATTAAAGGCCGGCCTGCTTACTTATCTTTTGCCCTGTTTACCAGGTATACGCCTAAAAGAATAATACCCATACACAACACCTGTATCCAGCTAATGGATTCTTTAGCCAGTAACCCCCATCCGATAGCTACTACCGGTAACGCATAAGCGATCATGGAGGCAAACATGGACCCCGTACTTTTGATAAGCTGGTAAAATAATACAGCGGCAACACCCGTACCCATCACACCTAACACAATACCCGCTGAAAGTGAGCGCCATGGAGCATCTGCTGTGGTAAATTGCGGGAAGAAATTACTGTACAACAAAATGGGGAAAGTAACCAGCCCACACAAAAACATAGCAATAGCCCCCAGTTGTAAGGAGCCGAAATTTTTCAGGTAATGATGCACCAGGCTGATATTGATACCATAGCTGATAGTTGCCAGGATCACCAGCAGGCTGTAAAACCAATGTCCGTTTGTATTGATGCCCTTGGAAGTAAACAATAACACTACGCCGAGCAGCCCGATGAACACACCTATAAGCTGCGCTTTCTTTATGGGACTTTTAAACAGGACTAATCCTGCCAGGAGGGCCATCAGTGGCGTTAATGAGTTCAGGATGCCTGCCAGTGAACTGTCTATTTCTGTTTCAGCCACGCAAAACAGAAATGCAGGGATACCATTACCCAAAACTCCGGAGAGAAAGATCAACGGAAGTTTCTTTACAGGTATTTGCCTGATCGCCTTCGGAAGAAAAGGAAGCAGGGCAAGGCCGGCAGCTACCAACCGGAGACTGGCAACCTGATAAGCCGTGAACGACTCCAATCCTATTTTCATTAAAATAAATGAGCTACCCCACGTGAGCGATAGCAAGAGAAAAACACCCCAATGGGCAAAGCGATGGTTCAATATGGCATTTTTTAGGACTACAAAGGTCAGGATATAACTGTATTCAAGCAAAATATAAATTGGGATCTACGCAACACTTCTGACCTGATTTTGTTAAATTTAGTTATAAGAATGTAAATACATGAGTAAGATCAGGTTGTCAACCATCAGCACTACCGCCCCAAAGAAGCTTGATAAAGAAAAGATAAAGGCGGAAACCCGGGAAATATTAATAGAACTGGACGAACTGCAAAACCTTTTATACGCACAGCATAAATACAGTGTGTTAATGGTTATTCAGGGTATGGATGCCAGTGGTAAGGACGGTGTTATTAAGAATGTAACGGGTACGCTGAATCCGCAGGGCTGTACCGTACGTTCTTTTAAAGCACCATCCACAGAAGAAGCGGAGCATGATTTTTTATGGCGTATACATATGCATGCGCCGGGAAAAGGAATGATCCAGGTTTTTAACAGGTCGCATTATGAAGACATTCTTATCCAGCGGGTACATAAGTGGATAGATGATAAGATCGCTTTCAAAAGGATGCGTGCCATCAACGATTTTGAAAAGTTATTATCCGTTCATAACGAAACCCGGATCCTTAAATTTTATTTGCATGTTTCTCCTGAAGCCCAGCAGCAGCGCCTGGTGGAGCGTACAGAAGATCCCCGTAAGATGTGGAAGTATAATGAAAATGATTTAGCCGAAGCAAAGCTGTGGGATAAATATATGGATGTATATGAAGATGCCTTCAACCATTGTAATGACATTCCATGGATCATTGTACCGGCAGATCACAACTGGTATAAAGAGTACGTGATTGCACTAACGTTAAGGGATACACTCAAATCACTGAAAATGAAATATCCAAGATTGAAGAAATAATATACTAATAATTAAACACTTCCATGTTTAAGCACTAATTTCGCTTACTTTTTTCACCAATAAAAACCTTGCATTATGTCATTCATTAAAGAATTTAAAGAGTTTGCTACCAAAGGAAATGTGATGGATCTGGCTGTGGGTGTGATCATTGGAGGTGCTTTTGGTAAAATTGTTACGTCACTGGTAGATAATATCCTGATGCCAGTGATCGGTATTTTTACAGGCGGTGTAAACTTTACAGACAAATTCATATTATTGAATGAAAGCAAGGGGACGCATTTCGACAGCCTTGCAACAGCAAAAACAGCGGGCGCACCGGTATTTGCTTATGGCGCATTTATTCAGAGCGTAATTGATTTCCTGATCATTGCCTTCTGTATCTTCCTCCTGGTGAAATTTATGAATAGCCTGACGAAGAAACAGGAAGCGGCTCCTGCTCCTGCCGAACCTACTGCTCAGGAAAAACTGCTGATGGAAATACGCGACGAATTAAAGAAACCAAGATAATTTTCTGCATACCCCCTGCATTCAGATTCTTTCTTACAGAAGGAATCTGAATGCTATGTATATACGCTAATCTTAAAAATTTTATTGATGAAAAAACTTACTTTATCCATTGCCTGTAGCTTACTGTGTTACATGAGCACACAGGCACAAAATGACTGGATGAAGACATCTCGTGAAGAGGCTTCGACGAAGATCAAAAAGGACGCAGCAGATACAATCCCCAAATTATGGAAAAAGGGATTGAATATCAATGTAAACATTAACC
The Chitinophaga sp. MM2321 DNA segment above includes these coding regions:
- the frr gene encoding ribosome recycling factor, which gives rise to MQDDLTLIMDDAADSMKKAIGHLELELTKVRAGKANPQILDGINVDYYGAPTALNQVANVSVADARTLTVQPWEKNMLQPIERAIIAANIGINPQNDGVIIRLFLPPLTEERRKEFVKRVNNEGEQAKVAIRNIRRDAIEAIKKLQKDGLSEDTAKDAEADIQQVTDKNITLVEKHCEAKEKEIMSI
- a CDS encoding DMT family transporter, with the protein product MNHRFAHWGVFLLLSLTWGSSFILMKIGLESFTAYQVASLRLVAAGLALLPFLPKAIRQIPVKKLPLIFLSGVLGNGIPAFLFCVAETEIDSSLAGILNSLTPLMALLAGLVLFKSPIKKAQLIGVFIGLLGVVLLFTSKGINTNGHWFYSLLVILATISYGINISLVHHYLKNFGSLQLGAIAMFLCGLVTFPILLYSNFFPQFTTADAPWRSLSAGIVLGVMGTGVAAVLFYQLIKSTGSMFASMIAYALPVVAIGWGLLAKESISWIQVLCMGIILLGVYLVNRAKDK
- a CDS encoding PPK2 family polyphosphate kinase, whose protein sequence is MSKIRLSTISTTAPKKLDKEKIKAETREILIELDELQNLLYAQHKYSVLMVIQGMDASGKDGVIKNVTGTLNPQGCTVRSFKAPSTEEAEHDFLWRIHMHAPGKGMIQVFNRSHYEDILIQRVHKWIDDKIAFKRMRAINDFEKLLSVHNETRILKFYLHVSPEAQQQRLVERTEDPRKMWKYNENDLAEAKLWDKYMDVYEDAFNHCNDIPWIIVPADHNWYKEYVIALTLRDTLKSLKMKYPRLKK
- the mscL gene encoding large conductance mechanosensitive channel protein MscL; this encodes MSFIKEFKEFATKGNVMDLAVGVIIGGAFGKIVTSLVDNILMPVIGIFTGGVNFTDKFILLNESKGTHFDSLATAKTAGAPVFAYGAFIQSVIDFLIIAFCIFLLVKFMNSLTKKQEAAPAPAEPTAQEKLLMEIRDELKKPR